AACTCCAAAGACAGTGTCGTATATACATGCAGTGGGGATGCTTCAGTGCGCTCGTATTGGTGGTACGATGTTTCATGCAGTTTGAAACAAGCTTATGCACGAGCCGGACCACGTGGAACGGATACTATGCAACTAATATGCATATGTGGGGGATGTACAACGGTTGCGCACAGGCGGCAACTGTCGAGCTGGAGAAATGCTCGGTAATTTTTCCCAAGGATCGATGCATGgtttggtgttgatgtgCGACAGGGAGCACAGGGTGGAATAGGCCGGACCTGGAGTTTGGGTGGATCCCGCTTTATGGTTCTCCCACACCAAACATGATCAGTGACATGCTGCCCAACTACTACGCGCATTAATACCGGCCTTCTAGTTCATTAACTATACATTGCTGTACCCACGCAATCCGACCTACACATTCCACAGATACCAGGATATGTCGCTCAACAGCGAAAACGAAGGGTTCGACGGCCTCGATTCGCGAAACGAGAGTTCAGAGCTTTCGAGATATATCTATGAACGCCATATTTCACTCTGTGCCCCACTCGCCATGTCGCTTCATACATAAATACCTCCAATCGGCACTATACCGAGACTACCTGCGCGTATGATGAATACGGCCGACACGAGTCGGGCGCTTCACATTGCGAAGTATTCCCGAAGCGGCGTTTCGATACTGCAGATACGGAACATCCAGTACCCTGACAATGTCGCTTGTCTCTTCAATCCCGAGAATAAGGTAATTCAAACATACCGCTATGTGTGCTTGGATCTGCATGCGGCAGGAACCATCCGTTCCAGGCTCTCCTTATACGAATCGCTTAGTGGCATGACCAGAGACCGGGCAGCAGCTATTGACTGTATAAATAGGGCTCCTGAAGCCTCGAAGAAGGACACCATCGCTACAGTTCGCTCTTTGGTTCTTTACCAGTCCTTTCTTTTCCTACCTACTTTCATTCTATCGTCACTTCACTGTGTGAAGCAGGCAGACACTCTTTCAAAAACAACAACGATACACATTCGCTTCCATCGAACAGCTTCAGTCTTTTGATCGGCAATCCGAGTTACGACTTTGAGATGTACAAGACTCTCTCCTCTCTCGGCGCCATCGCGGCCTTAGCAGCCACCGCCACCGCCCACGGCACTGTAACGGGCGTCACCATCAACAACCAGTTCATGACAGGCTTCAAGCTCGACTTCTACTACCTCAAGAAGAACAATGGTCAGATCCCCGAACACATCGGCTGGTATGCCGAAGACACCGACAACGGCTTCGTTGGACCCAGCGACTACGGCAGCCCAGACATCATCTGCCATAAGAACGCCAGTCCGGATCTTAGCTCTGACAAACTTGCCAAGGTTGAGGCTGGTGGCACTATAACCTTCGATTGGACTCAGTGGCCCCAGTCTCACGTGGGTCCTCTCCTTACCTATGTTGCTTCTTACACTGGCGACATCAGCGCAGTCAAGAAGGAGACTCTAGAATGGGTAAAGATCGACGAGGCCGGCTATGAGGGCGGCCAGTGGGCTGCAATCAAGATGATCAGTCAGAACAACTCTTGGCCTGTCACTGTGCCCAAGAATCTCGCTCCCGGCAAGTACGTCTTCCGCCATGAGGCTATCGCCCTGCATAGTGCTGGCCAGGCCAATGGTGCGCAGAACTACCCACAATGTAAGTCATGCAAGGGCATAATAGAAGAGAACCTGGAAGGCTAACTCAGACATTCAGGCCTGAACATCGAAGTCACTGGCAGCGGAACTGAGAAGCCAAAGGGCGTTGTCGGCACCAAGCTATACACTGCCACCGATCCCGGAATTCTCTTCAACGTTTACACTCAGAGCATTAACTACAAGATCCCCGGtcctcctctgtttggaTCAGGTAGCTCCGGCAGCTCTGGCTCCAGCTCCGGTTCCGGTTCGCCTAAACCAAGTCCTTCCCCGCCGGCCGCCGGCCCTTTCACTCACGAGAAGCCCGCCGTGACTCCCACTCCTGCTTCTCAGAACGGAGGTTCTTCTACCAACAATGGCAAAACTCCCAAGGGCAACTCTGGCGCACCCTCCAACGGCAAAGGCGGCGCTAAGGGCAATGCTGGCACCCCCTCTAACGGTAACGGCGCTCCTTCCAACGGCAATGGCGGTACCCCTACAAACGGTGGAACTCCTACAAGCGGTGACAATGGCGACGAGCCTTCTTACAGCGGCAACGGCGGCAACCCCTGGGGTGGTAACGGTGGCAACCCATTTGGTGGCTCACCTCCCAGCGGCTTTCCTGGTTTCCCCAGTGGCTTCCCCGGCGGCGTACCTCCCAACGGCGGCGGCTTTCCTTTCCCCAGCGGCGCTTCTTTCCCCGGTGGTTTCCCAGGCGGTGCTCCTCCCAACGGCGCTCCTTTCCCCGACGGTTTCCCCGGCGGTAAACCTTGCCCGAGCGATGCTCCCTCAAACGGTGGAAAGGCTCCTTCCAGCGGCGGCAAGCCCCCATCGAACGGTGCTCCCAGCAACAACAAACCCACCCCAGGCTCCGGTTCAACTCCTCCTAAAGGCTCTTCTCCCGGAAAGAACACTCCTTCCAACGGTGCTCCCGCCAACGGTGCTCCCGCCAGCGGCTCATCTTCCGACTCAAACAACCCGTTCCAAGGCGGTTTCAGTTTCCCTGATGGCAGGCCGGCCAACGATGGCAATCCTAATGCTGGTACCCCTACCAACGGTAAGGGTCAGGCTGCCTCTCCTTCTCCTACGCCTGCTGTCGCCGCGTCTGGCAAAGATGGTGCTTCTTCTGGTACTGGTTCGTCTTCCTCTTCCGGCACCGGTAGTGCAGCTCCCTCGGGTGGTAGTGGCTTGCCCAAGACCTTCACTGTGGATGAGTtcatcaagtggctggagaAGGTTGCTGGACAAACTGATGATGGCAAGAAGAGACGACGACACGCAAGGGCTTTCAGTGGGTTCTAGAGGATCGAGACTCTGATGGATGGGTTACGAGGGCTGGTGTGTAAGATAGAATGTCTGGGCAGGAAGGTGTGATGAGATGCGGGATGAGAACATGGTCGTTTgcacagatgtcaatgagcaagctgagcgagctcagccaattggcttgctcagccaattgagcggaggccagcagctcgctcggctcgctcggattggctgaaacagggctgtcagctcgctcggcttgatgggctcagtcccgattaggaaagttatatagaaaccttggtgttgagtttctcagctaatatcccacttatgtacaccgtatttcgcgtccatctcctcatcgctgatagcctcctttacaggcacctcaccactgccaaatccagctcttatccatcgtcgatcgcactgtattgctgctagaagttgcggagaaatgctgcgccgacggggctcgaggaggtcacccagctcgctgaataagcgctcacactcacagcttgagcctgggattgatagcatgtcgatagcaaatttgctaaggctggggtagcgatcgcggagtcctacccagtattttatagggtcgacgccctcgctagcgatcggttcgctgcgtttccaagcctcatattcatcctcctcgttctccgtaagccctgcaggctcaataaagctgttgatagcgtcgtctatatcattgtgcctgactttggggcgtaagcgcggcttcggtaagcttttgtactccgcccacaaatgttgaaacttgcggttgctgctctctagccaatcaggcttatccgcccacgctgcgtcaaggtagcttttgtagcgaggatgaaggattgtagcagcatagtaagctggcgagaggtcgagcttgttgtagtactcgcgggctttaactagggcagcgcggaggttgatagcaaggtggtcttcgggtgactctgtatgctcatcgtgaatgacgtcttcatagctttgcaagcggtcctcatagactccaagtaagtattcaaatactggaataacctcagcgattgctccaaaagcaccgcttttgccgcggccttcaagccgttttgtagcttgtttcagtggcctgagcacatcaatatactcagcaatcacctgccagtcatgggcattgatcccatcagacctcatccaatccggcgctgcaggcagcttgttgttacgacttcgggcgtacgcgtcttcagtttcaatcttctgaatatggtagttggcgtacccattaaccgct
The sequence above is a segment of the Pyrenophora tritici-repentis strain M4 chromosome 3, whole genome shotgun sequence genome. Coding sequences within it:
- a CDS encoding PPE-repeat protein codes for the protein MYKTLSSLGAIAALAATATAHGTVTGVTINNQFMTGFKLDFYYLKKNNGQIPEHIGWYAEDTDNGFVGPSDYGSPDIICHKNASPDLSSDKLAKVEAGGTITFDWTQWPQSHVGPLLTYVASYTGDISAVKKETLEWVKIDEAGYEGGQWAAIKMISQNNSWPVTVPKNLAPGKYVFRHEAIALHSAGQANGAQNYPQCLNIEVTGSGTEKPKGVVGTKLYTATDPGILFNVYTQSINYKIPGPPLFGSGSSGSSGSSSGSGSPKPSPSPPAAGPFTHEKPAVTPTPASQNGGSSTNNGKTPKGNSGAPSNGKGGAKGNAGTPSNGNGAPSNGNGGTPTNGGTPTSGDNGDEPSYSGNGGNPWGGNGGNPFGGSPPSGFPGFPSGFPGGVPPNGGGFPFPSGASFPGGFPGGAPPNGAPFPDGFPGGKPCPSDAPSNGGKAPSSGGKPPSNGAPSNNKPTPGSGSTPPKGSSPGKNTPSNGAPANGAPASGSSSDSNNPFQGGFSFPDGRPANDGNPNAGTPTNGKGQAASPSPTPAVAASGKDGASSGTGSSSSSGTGSAAPSGGSGLPKTFTVDEFIKWLEKVAGQTDDGKKRRRHARAFSGF